Proteins encoded within one genomic window of Burkholderiaceae bacterium:
- a CDS encoding hydrogen peroxide-inducible genes activator — MTLTELKYIVAVAREKHFGRAAEACFVSQPTLSVAIKKLEDELELKLFERSAAEVTVTPLGEEIVRQAETVLEQVAGIKETAKRGKDPLAGPLSLGIIYTIGPYLLPELVRQAIDRTPQMPLVLQENFTVRLLEMLRTGEIDCAILAEPFPDTGLAIAPLYQEPFLAAVPRHHPLAAQSSVTAQALKSETMLLLGTGHCFRDHVLQVCPEFARFSSDAEGIRKSFEGSSLETIKHMVAAGMGVTLVPRLAVPEDALLRKPSRRRRDDNGYVRYLPVTDANDGAPPTRRVVLAWRRSFPRYEAIAALRNAVHACTLPGVQRLS, encoded by the coding sequence ATGACCCTCACCGAGCTCAAATACATAGTCGCCGTCGCCCGCGAGAAGCACTTCGGCCGCGCGGCCGAGGCCTGCTTCGTGTCGCAGCCGACGCTGTCGGTCGCGATCAAGAAGCTCGAGGACGAGCTCGAGCTGAAATTGTTCGAGCGCAGCGCGGCCGAGGTCACGGTCACGCCGCTGGGCGAAGAGATCGTGCGCCAGGCCGAGACGGTGCTGGAGCAGGTCGCCGGCATCAAGGAGACGGCCAAGCGCGGCAAGGATCCGCTGGCCGGCCCGCTCTCGCTCGGCATCATCTACACGATCGGCCCGTACCTGCTGCCCGAACTGGTGCGCCAGGCGATCGACCGCACGCCGCAGATGCCGCTGGTGCTGCAGGAGAACTTCACCGTGCGGCTGCTCGAGATGCTGCGCACCGGCGAGATCGACTGCGCGATCCTGGCGGAACCGTTTCCGGACACGGGGCTCGCGATCGCGCCGCTGTACCAGGAGCCGTTCCTCGCGGCGGTGCCGCGCCACCATCCGCTGGCCGCGCAGTCTTCGGTGACCGCGCAGGCGCTGAAGAGCGAGACCATGCTGCTGCTCGGCACCGGCCATTGCTTTCGCGACCACGTGCTGCAGGTCTGCCCCGAATTCGCGCGCTTCTCCAGCGACGCCGAGGGCATACGCAAGAGCTTCGAGGGCTCGTCGCTCGAGACGATCAAGCACATGGTCGCCGCCGGCATGGGCGTCACGCTGGTGCCGCGGCTGGCGGTGCCGGAGGACGCGCTGCTGCGCAAGCCGTCGCGGCGTCGGCGCGACGACAACGGCTACGTGCGCTACCTGCCGGTCACCGACGCGAACGACGGCGCGCCGCCGACGCGCCGCGTGGTGCTGGCCTGGCGCCGCAGCTTTCCGCGCTACGAGGCGATCGCCGCGCTGCGCAATGCGGTGCACGCCTGCACGCTGCCCGGCGTGCAGCGGCTGAGCTGA
- a CDS encoding 4-hydroxybenzoate polyprenyltransferase, producing MTNPATAPTPAGGDGDGGLRRQIGLYLNLIRWNRPAGWLLLLWPTLSALWVAAGGFPGWHLLIVFTLGTILMRSAGCCVNDVADREFDRHVKRTAQRPVTTGALSVRQALVFGALLALAAFALVLTTNPVAIAWSFAGLALSLIYPYAKRYVSIPQAVLGIAFSFGIPMAFAAVQARVPLLAWVLLVGNLFWVLAYDTEYAMVDRDDDLRIGMKTSAITFGRYDVAAVLTSYCLYLAIWAAALADQALGAIFYIAIGAALAQAAWHGALIRARSRDGCFKAFRLNHWLGATVFAGVALGTLLR from the coding sequence ATGACGAATCCTGCAACTGCGCCGACACCGGCCGGCGGCGATGGGGATGGCGGGCTGCGCCGCCAGATCGGCCTGTACCTGAACCTGATCCGCTGGAACCGGCCGGCCGGCTGGCTGCTGCTGCTGTGGCCGACGCTGTCCGCGCTGTGGGTCGCGGCCGGCGGCTTTCCGGGCTGGCATCTGCTGATCGTTTTCACGCTCGGCACGATCCTGATGCGCAGCGCCGGCTGCTGCGTGAACGACGTCGCCGATCGCGAGTTCGACCGTCACGTGAAGCGCACCGCGCAGCGCCCGGTCACGACCGGCGCCTTGAGCGTGCGCCAGGCGCTGGTGTTCGGCGCGCTGCTGGCGCTCGCCGCGTTCGCGCTGGTGCTGACGACGAACCCGGTCGCGATCGCGTGGTCGTTCGCCGGTCTCGCGTTGAGTCTGATCTACCCGTACGCGAAGCGTTACGTTTCGATCCCGCAAGCGGTGCTCGGCATTGCGTTCAGCTTCGGCATTCCGATGGCGTTCGCCGCAGTGCAGGCGCGCGTGCCGCTGCTGGCCTGGGTGCTGCTGGTCGGCAACCTGTTCTGGGTGCTGGCCTACGACACCGAGTACGCGATGGTCGACCGCGACGACGACCTGCGGATCGGCATGAAGACCTCGGCGATCACGTTCGGCCGCTACGACGTCGCCGCGGTGCTCACGAGCTATTGTCTTTATCTGGCGATCTGGGCCGCAGCCCTCGCCGATCAAGCGCTGGGCGCTATTTTTTACATAGCAATCGGCGCGGCGCTGGCGCAGGCCGCCTGGCACGGGGCGCTGATCCGCGCGCGCAGCCGCGACGGCTGCTTCAAGGCGTTCCGGCTGAACCACTGGCTCGGCGCCACCGTGTTCGCCGGCGTCGCGCTCGGCACCCTGCTGCGCTGA
- a CDS encoding ATP-dependent DNA helicase RecG — MPEPQTAAPAESARPAKAAALAPPESMSQRSSREPPQSALQKALAKLGLVRDIDLALHLPLRYEDETRIVRLADAQDGDTVQIEATVTASEVTYRPRRQLLVTVDDGSGRCLLRFFHFYPSQQKALAVGARVRLRGELRGGFGGAVMMHPTVKAAGTPLPDALTPVYSTVAGLAQSALRRAVLAGLARADLSETLPPEITSKNTDKPKWDLHSSLSFLHHPPPDANLATLQDHSHPAWQRLKAEELLAQQVSQLQARRARERLRAPALQPAAGDLHQRLLAALPFTLTRAQQRVDAEIARDLAQPRPMHRLLQGDVGSGKTVVAALAAARCIAAGHQCALMVPTEILAEQHFRKLVGWLAPLGVRVAWLAGRQPKKARDAMLAQVASGEAALVVGTHAVIQQRVAFHRLALAIVDEQHRFGVQQRLALRQKTAGGADFEPHLLMMSATPIPRTLAMSYLADLEVSTLDELPPGRTPVVTKLVADKRRAEVVQRIRAQLARGRQVYWVCPLIDESEAVDLVNATRAHAELQAALPGVAVALLHSRMPTAEKQAVMSEFVAGRVKVLVATTVIEVGVDVPNASLMVVEHAERFGLSQLHQLRGRVGRGAAASACVLLYAVGEGGRLGESARERLKAMVETGDGFEIARRDLAIRGPGEFLGARQSGAPLLRFADLDTDTELLAWARELAPRMLAEHPELAARHVERWLGRRAEYLKA; from the coding sequence ATGCCCGAACCGCAGACCGCCGCGCCGGCCGAATCCGCCCGCCCCGCGAAGGCGGCTGCGCTCGCGCCGCCGGAAAGCATGTCGCAAAGGAGCTCGCGCGAGCCGCCGCAGAGCGCGCTGCAGAAGGCGTTGGCAAAGCTCGGCCTAGTGCGCGACATCGACCTTGCGCTGCACCTGCCGCTGCGCTACGAGGACGAAACCCGCATCGTTCGGCTCGCCGATGCGCAGGACGGCGACACGGTGCAGATCGAGGCGACCGTGACCGCGAGTGAAGTGACGTATCGACCGCGCCGCCAGCTGCTGGTCACGGTCGACGACGGCTCGGGTCGCTGCCTGCTGCGCTTCTTCCATTTCTACCCGTCGCAGCAGAAAGCGCTCGCGGTCGGCGCTCGCGTGCGGCTGCGCGGCGAACTGCGCGGCGGCTTCGGCGGCGCGGTGATGATGCATCCGACGGTGAAGGCCGCCGGCACGCCGCTGCCGGATGCGCTGACTCCCGTCTACTCGACCGTCGCCGGCCTGGCGCAATCCGCTCTGCGCCGCGCGGTGCTGGCCGGCCTCGCGCGCGCCGACCTGTCGGAGACCTTGCCGCCGGAAATCACAAGCAAAAACACCGATAAGCCCAAATGGGATCTACATAGTTCGCTATCATTTTTGCACCACCCGCCGCCGGACGCGAACCTTGCCACGCTGCAAGACCACAGCCATCCGGCCTGGCAGCGGCTGAAGGCCGAGGAACTGCTCGCGCAGCAGGTGTCGCAACTGCAGGCGCGGCGTGCGCGCGAGCGGCTGCGCGCTCCGGCGTTGCAGCCTGCTGCCGGCGACCTGCACCAAAGATTGCTCGCCGCACTGCCGTTCACGCTGACCCGTGCGCAGCAACGCGTCGATGCGGAGATCGCACGCGACCTCGCCCAGCCGCGGCCTATGCACCGGCTGCTGCAGGGCGACGTCGGCTCGGGCAAGACCGTGGTCGCCGCGCTCGCCGCCGCGCGCTGCATCGCCGCCGGCCATCAGTGCGCGCTGATGGTGCCGACCGAAATCCTGGCCGAGCAGCATTTCCGCAAGCTGGTCGGCTGGCTCGCGCCGCTGGGCGTGCGCGTCGCCTGGCTCGCCGGCCGCCAGCCCAAGAAGGCGCGCGACGCAATGCTGGCGCAGGTCGCGAGCGGCGAGGCGGCGCTGGTCGTCGGCACCCACGCGGTGATCCAGCAGCGCGTCGCGTTCCATCGCCTGGCGCTCGCGATCGTCGACGAGCAGCACCGCTTCGGCGTCCAGCAGAGACTGGCTTTGCGGCAGAAGACGGCTGGCGGCGCCGACTTCGAACCGCACCTCTTGATGATGAGCGCAACGCCGATCCCGCGCACGCTGGCGATGAGCTATCTGGCCGACCTCGAGGTCTCGACGCTGGACGAACTGCCGCCCGGCCGCACGCCGGTCGTGACCAAGCTGGTCGCCGACAAGCGCCGCGCCGAAGTCGTGCAGCGCATCCGTGCGCAACTCGCGCGGGGCCGGCAGGTGTACTGGGTCTGCCCGCTGATCGACGAGAGCGAGGCGGTGGACCTGGTCAACGCGACCAGGGCGCATGCCGAGCTGCAGGCGGCGCTGCCCGGCGTTGCGGTCGCGCTGCTGCATTCGCGCATGCCGACGGCCGAGAAGCAGGCGGTGATGAGCGAGTTCGTCGCGGGCCGCGTGAAGGTGCTGGTCGCGACCACGGTGATCGAGGTCGGCGTCGACGTGCCGAACGCCTCGCTGATGGTGGTCGAGCATGCGGAGCGCTTCGGCCTGTCGCAACTGCACCAGCTGCGCGGCCGCGTCGGCCGCGGCGCGGCGGCATCGGCCTGCGTGCTGCTGTACGCGGTCGGCGAAGGCGGCCGGCTCGGCGAGAGCGCGCGCGAGCGCCTGAAGGCCATGGTCGAGACCGGCGACGGCTTCGAGATCGCGCGCCGCGACCTGGCGATCCGCGGCCCCGGCGAGTTCCTCGGCGCGCGCCAATCCGGCGCGCCGCTGCTGCGCTTCGCGGATCTGGACACCGACACCGAGCTGCTCGCCTGGGCGCGCGAACTCGCGCCGCGCATGCTCGCCGAGCACCCGGAGCTGGCGGCGCGCCACGTCGAACGCTGGCTCGGCAGGCGAGCGGAATATCTGAAGGCGTGA
- a CDS encoding S-adenosylmethionine:tRNA ribosyltransferase-isomerase encodes MRRHPPPLVMHATADPAPQRYLLSDFDFDLPAELIAQHPAPERSGSRLLDARAAPPSDRIFSALPALLEPGDLLVFNDTRVMKARLFGAKPSGGRLELLIERVLAGNEVAAQMRVSKKPRAGTVLSMDGGFSATLLGRWPDAGGDLFRLRLESDAGEDPYALMQRHGHVPLPPYIAHADTADDERRYQTVFARVPGAVAAPTAALHFDAPLLAALDARGVKRAHLTLHVGAGTFQPVKAKTITEHRMHSEWYHVPDATQQAIADTRARGGRIVAVGTTTVRTLESWAATGQASGETDIFITPGFAFREVDLLITNFHLPKSTLMMLVSAFAGYERIMALYRRAVAERYRFFSYGDAMLLARADQE; translated from the coding sequence ATGCGGCGGCACCCGCCTCCACTCGTCATGCACGCCACCGCCGACCCCGCGCCGCAGCGCTACCTGCTTTCCGACTTCGACTTCGATCTGCCGGCCGAGCTGATCGCGCAGCACCCGGCGCCGGAACGCAGCGGCTCGCGCCTGCTCGACGCTCGCGCCGCGCCGCCGTCGGACCGTATCTTCTCCGCGCTGCCTGCGCTGCTCGAACCCGGCGACCTGCTGGTGTTCAACGACACGCGCGTGATGAAGGCGCGCCTGTTCGGCGCCAAGCCCAGCGGCGGCCGGCTCGAGCTGCTGATCGAGCGGGTGCTCGCCGGCAACGAGGTCGCGGCGCAGATGCGGGTCAGCAAGAAACCGCGCGCGGGCACCGTCTTGTCGATGGATGGCGGCTTCTCTGCGACGCTGCTCGGACGCTGGCCCGACGCGGGCGGCGATCTGTTCCGGCTGCGGCTTGAGAGCGACGCAGGCGAAGACCCTTATGCGTTGATGCAGCGCCACGGCCATGTGCCGCTGCCGCCGTACATCGCGCATGCCGACACCGCGGATGACGAGCGGCGCTACCAGACGGTGTTCGCGCGCGTGCCCGGCGCGGTCGCGGCGCCGACCGCCGCGCTGCATTTCGACGCGCCGCTGCTGGCAGCGCTCGATGCGCGCGGCGTCAAGCGCGCTCATCTGACGCTGCATGTCGGCGCCGGCACGTTCCAGCCGGTGAAGGCCAAAACAATCACCGAGCACCGCATGCACAGCGAGTGGTACCACGTGCCAGACGCAACGCAACAAGCGATCGCCGACACCCGCGCGCGCGGCGGACGCATCGTCGCGGTCGGAACGACGACGGTGCGCACGCTCGAATCGTGGGCTGCGACGGGCCAGGCGAGCGGCGAGACCGACATCTTCATCACACCGGGCTTTGCGTTCCGCGAGGTCGACCTGCTGATCACGAATTTCCACCTGCCGAAGAGCACGCTGATGATGCTGGTGAGCGCATTCGCAGGGTATGAGCGGATCATGGCGCTGTACCGCCGCGCGGTCGCCGAGCGCTACCGCTTTTTCAGCTACGGCGACGCGATGCTGCTCGCGCGCGCTGACCAGGAATGA
- a CDS encoding Coenzyme A ligase: protein MSEYFDTLETRDGAAREAALMAALPAQIAHAQANSAAMAAILADVDAGAVTSRAALARLPVTRKSELLTRQQAARAAGGDAFGGFAALRYGARMPRAFASPGPIYEPEGGARDYWRTARGLYAAGFRTGDLVHNAFSYHMTPGAFIMEAGALALGCTVFPAGTGQTEQQLQAIADLKPQGYAGTPSFLRILLEKARETGSDIASLRKAQVSGEACPPSLRDWFGEQGLAVYQCYASADLGLIAYETRAREGLVVDEGVLLEIVRPGTGDPVAAGEVGEVVVTLLNPDYPLVRFGTGDLSAVLAGACPTGRSNTRIKGWLGRADQTTKVRGMFVHPAQVAEIVRRFPEVTRARLVVSGDMADDRMTLHAETGAAAPENLAERLGDAIRDVTKLRGTVTLAAPGTLPNDGKVIEDARSYR from the coding sequence ATGAGCGAATACTTCGACACGCTGGAGACGCGCGACGGCGCCGCGCGCGAGGCCGCGCTGATGGCGGCGCTGCCGGCGCAGATCGCGCATGCGCAGGCCAACAGCGCGGCAATGGCCGCGATCCTGGCGGACGTCGATGCCGGGGCCGTGACCTCGCGCGCGGCGCTCGCGCGGCTGCCGGTCACGCGCAAGAGCGAACTGCTGACGCGCCAGCAGGCCGCGCGCGCGGCCGGCGGCGACGCGTTCGGCGGCTTTGCCGCGCTGCGCTATGGCGCGCGGATGCCGCGCGCGTTCGCCAGCCCGGGGCCGATCTACGAACCCGAGGGCGGCGCGCGCGACTACTGGCGCACCGCGCGCGGACTGTACGCGGCCGGCTTTCGCACAGGCGACCTGGTGCACAACGCATTCAGCTACCACATGACGCCCGGCGCCTTCATCATGGAAGCCGGTGCGCTGGCGCTGGGCTGCACCGTGTTCCCGGCCGGCACCGGCCAGACCGAGCAACAGCTGCAGGCGATCGCCGACCTGAAGCCGCAGGGCTACGCCGGCACGCCGAGCTTTCTGCGCATCCTGCTGGAGAAGGCGCGGGAGACCGGCAGCGACATCGCGAGCCTGCGCAAGGCGCAGGTCAGCGGCGAGGCCTGCCCGCCCAGCCTGCGCGACTGGTTCGGCGAACAGGGGCTGGCCGTGTACCAGTGCTACGCGAGCGCGGATCTCGGCCTGATCGCGTACGAAACCCGCGCCCGCGAGGGGCTGGTGGTGGACGAGGGCGTGCTGCTCGAGATCGTGCGCCCCGGCACCGGCGATCCGGTCGCCGCGGGCGAGGTCGGCGAGGTGGTGGTGACGCTGCTGAACCCGGACTACCCGCTGGTGCGCTTCGGCACCGGCGACCTGTCGGCGGTGCTGGCCGGCGCCTGCCCGACCGGCCGCAGCAACACGCGCATCAAGGGCTGGCTGGGCCGCGCCGACCAGACCACGAAGGTTCGCGGCATGTTCGTGCACCCGGCGCAGGTGGCGGAGATCGTCAGACGCTTTCCCGAAGTCACGCGCGCGCGGCTGGTCGTCAGCGGCGACATGGCGGATGACCGCATGACGCTGCACGCGGAAACCGGGGCCGCCGCGCCCGAAAACCTCGCCGAGCGTCTCGGCGACGCGATCCGCGACGTGACCAAGCTGCGCGGCACAGTGACGCTGGCCGCGCCAGGCACGCTGCCGAACGACGGCAAGGTGATCGAGGACGCGCGCAGTTATAGATGA